A genomic region of Terriglobia bacterium contains the following coding sequences:
- a CDS encoding methyl-accepting chemotaxis protein: MRNWTVRRRIIFGFSAVILIMIILSGFAYMRLAFIKAEATRITTRYIPGLYLLGQLEATSNANFALTHKLVISEDAKQKQVYLAGIQDNRAKITNLYTQYEATIGDVETQQHYDAMVSARGRYLGPSRALMSASQNSKDKAALSPLLDQLTQTHQAYLNVIQENVEHNKQNVDAAGTRIRDLVGGAQNSLLLGLLIGFLLASTSVYLLVRAINQPLRQLVAAFNVMRQGDFSQPLTLVRRDEFGMLAEGLNLMRTALASLIGQVQRSGIQVGTSTTEIAASFKQQQTTASEIAATTREVGATAKEISATSKELVKTMKDVTEVAERTATLAGSGQADLARMDATIRQITEASGSISSRLAVVSEKAGNITKVVTTIAKVADQTNLLSLNASIEAEKAGEYGRGFAVVATEIRRLADQTAISTHDIEQIVREMHAAVSAGVMGMDKFSEEVRRGVEVVSHVSSQLTQIIQQVQALTPNFESVNEGMQSQSQGAQQISDALMQLSDGVEQTVESLRQSTLAIGQLNEAAHGLQVAVSRFKLED; encoded by the coding sequence ATGAGAAACTGGACTGTCCGTAGGCGAATCATCTTTGGCTTCTCTGCCGTGATCCTGATCATGATCATCCTGAGCGGCTTCGCTTACATGCGGCTTGCTTTCATCAAAGCCGAGGCAACTCGCATTACGACACGCTACATCCCCGGTCTCTATCTTCTGGGGCAACTCGAAGCCACCTCCAATGCCAATTTTGCTTTGACGCACAAACTGGTGATCTCGGAAGATGCCAAGCAAAAACAAGTGTATCTTGCGGGGATCCAAGACAATCGAGCCAAGATCACTAATCTATACACGCAATATGAAGCCACCATCGGCGATGTGGAGACCCAACAGCATTATGATGCCATGGTCAGCGCCCGAGGACGCTACCTCGGGCCTTCTCGAGCCCTCATGAGCGCCAGCCAGAATTCCAAAGATAAGGCGGCCTTAAGTCCTCTACTTGACCAGCTTACCCAAACGCATCAGGCATATTTGAATGTAATTCAAGAAAACGTCGAACATAACAAGCAGAACGTCGACGCGGCAGGGACCAGGATTCGAGACCTCGTGGGCGGGGCCCAAAACAGCCTGCTCCTCGGCTTACTGATCGGTTTTCTTCTCGCCTCGACGAGTGTGTATCTACTTGTAAGGGCCATCAACCAACCCTTGCGGCAGCTCGTGGCTGCCTTCAACGTCATGCGTCAAGGAGATTTTTCTCAGCCCCTCACCCTGGTGCGGCGGGATGAATTTGGGATGCTGGCTGAAGGTCTCAATCTGATGAGAACCGCGCTGGCTTCGCTGATCGGCCAGGTGCAGCGTTCAGGCATCCAGGTGGGCACTTCCACCACCGAAATTGCCGCCAGCTTCAAACAGCAACAGACCACGGCCAGTGAAATAGCCGCCACCACCCGGGAAGTCGGCGCCACCGCCAAGGAAATCTCGGCGACTTCAAAGGAGCTGGTGAAGACCATGAAAGATGTTACTGAAGTGGCGGAGAGAACGGCGACCCTGGCGGGGAGCGGTCAGGCGGACCTCGCCCGTATGGATGCGACCATCCGTCAAATCACAGAGGCCTCTGGCTCTATTTCGTCAAGGCTGGCGGTCGTGAGTGAAAAGGCTGGAAACATCACCAAGGTGGTCACCACGATTGCCAAGGTGGCGGACCAAACCAACCTCTTGTCTCTCAACGCCTCCATCGAAGCCGAGAAGGCAGGCGAGTATGGGCGCGGGTTTGCGGTGGTCGCCACCGAGATTCGGCGCCTGGCCGACCAAACGGCGATCTCGACTCATGATATTGAACAGATTGTTCGGGAGATGCATGCGGCCGTCTCTGCCGGGGTCATGGGCATGGACAAGTTTTCCGAAGAAGTCCGCCGGGGCGTGGAGGTGGTCAGCCATGTCAGCAGTCAGTTGACCCAGATCATTCAACAGGTGCAGGCCCTGACCCCGAACTTTGAGTCGGTCAACGAAGGGATGCAGTCCCAATCCCAGGGCGCTCAGCAGATCAGTGACGCTCTCATGCAGTTAAGTGACGGGGTCGAGCAGACGGTGGAATCGCTCCGACAGTCGACCCTTGCCATCGGACAACTGAACGAGGCAGCGCACGGGCTGCAAGTTGCTGTCTCTCGCTTCAAGCTGGAGGACTGA
- a CDS encoding protein-glutamate O-methyltransferase CheR gives MCHAEIENLLRSAIGLDASTIGRPAIDQAVRHRMAKNGLKQMGQYCEKVRSSEAELQELVEAIVVPETWFFRHREAFVALANLGVKEWLPTHPNGVLRLLCIGCSTGEEPYSIVIALLEAGLPPERFRVDAIDISSQALVAAKHGVFHDNSFREGDLSFRERYFRPTADGHHLVDSIRQQVHFQQRNFLAEDFYWGTEAYDIVFCRNVIIYLERSARERVLKSLDRLVVPDGVLFLGPADTFVTISSNFKSLGYPVVFGFRKGNTMSPEHLPAFPPQEGEGFKNPSAPGHKPVAFAGARPRIPAPLKKNPLPASTSRSPRLSDLEVARRLADSGRLGEASDLCRAYLKEQGPSAPAYFLLGLALDGLGDSKEAGDCYRKALYLEPDYLEALIHFALLSEKRGDHISAQRLRARACRVEARHKR, from the coding sequence ATGTGCCACGCAGAGATCGAGAACCTGCTCCGCTCCGCCATCGGCCTGGATGCCAGCACCATCGGCCGGCCCGCCATTGATCAGGCCGTGCGGCACCGCATGGCCAAAAACGGGTTGAAACAAATGGGTCAATACTGCGAAAAGGTACGCAGTTCCGAGGCTGAACTGCAGGAATTGGTCGAAGCCATCGTGGTGCCTGAGACCTGGTTCTTCCGGCACCGGGAAGCGTTTGTCGCCCTCGCAAACCTGGGGGTCAAGGAGTGGTTGCCAACCCATCCGAACGGCGTCCTGCGGCTCTTATGCATCGGGTGTTCCACGGGGGAAGAGCCCTATTCGATCGTCATCGCGCTGCTTGAAGCCGGCCTGCCTCCCGAGCGATTCCGGGTCGATGCCATCGATATCAGCTCGCAGGCCCTTGTCGCGGCCAAGCACGGCGTGTTCCATGACAATTCCTTCCGGGAAGGGGACCTGAGCTTTCGAGAGCGCTATTTCCGCCCCACTGCAGACGGACACCACTTGGTGGACTCCATCCGTCAGCAGGTTCACTTCCAGCAACGCAACTTTTTGGCGGAGGATTTTTATTGGGGGACCGAGGCGTACGACATTGTTTTCTGCAGGAACGTCATCATTTATTTGGAGCGCTCCGCGCGCGAACGCGTGCTGAAATCACTGGATCGCCTCGTGGTACCGGATGGAGTGCTGTTTCTTGGCCCTGCGGACACGTTTGTGACGATAAGCAGTAACTTCAAATCTCTTGGTTACCCGGTGGTATTCGGCTTTCGGAAAGGCAACACGATGTCCCCGGAGCATCTCCCCGCCTTTCCTCCGCAAGAAGGGGAAGGCTTCAAGAACCCCTCGGCTCCCGGCCACAAACCGGTTGCGTTTGCTGGAGCCAGACCGCGCATACCGGCGCCGCTGAAAAAGAACCCTCTTCCGGCATCCACCTCCCGGAGCCCGCGGCTGAGTGATCTGGAAGTCGCCCGCCGCCTGGCCGACTCTGGACGGTTAGGGGAAGCCTCGGACCTCTGCCGAGCGTACTTGAAGGAACAGGGCCCTTCGGCGCCCGCTTATTTTCTGCTCGGTTTAGCTCTGGACGGATTAGGAGATTCAAAGGAGGCAGGCGACTGTTACCGCAAGGCACTTTACCTGGAGCCTGATTATTTGGAGGCCCTGATTCACTTTGCCCTGTTGTCGGAAAAAAGGGGAGATCATATCAGCGCGCAACGGCTGCGCGCACGGGCATGCCGTGTCGAGGCGCGCCACAAGCGATGA
- a CDS encoding chemotaxis protein CheW produces MLFLLFRLGKDRYALETGSVVEVLPLVHWKTVPGTVAGVAGVFNYHGSPVPLIDLRDLALSKPSRRWMSTRIIVVEYTGDVQERHLLGLLAERATETIRRSEEEFFDSGISVASAPYLGSVTMDDRGIIQRVEVKRLLPPSVLNELFQLPLEPL; encoded by the coding sequence ATGCTGTTCTTACTCTTTCGACTGGGAAAGGATCGATACGCCCTGGAGACAGGCTCCGTCGTGGAAGTCCTGCCGCTGGTCCACTGGAAAACCGTTCCCGGGACGGTCGCGGGGGTGGCGGGGGTGTTCAACTACCACGGCTCGCCTGTTCCGCTAATTGATCTGAGGGACCTCGCACTGTCCAAACCGTCCCGTCGCTGGATGAGCACCCGCATCATCGTCGTGGAATACACCGGCGATGTCCAGGAGCGACATTTGCTCGGCCTGCTGGCAGAGAGAGCCACCGAGACGATCCGGCGGTCGGAAGAGGAGTTCTTCGATTCCGGGATTTCTGTGGCCTCGGCGCCGTATCTTGGTTCTGTCACCATGGACGATAGAGGGATTATCCAAAGGGTGGAGGTCAAGCGCCTGCTTCCGCCTTCCGTACTGAATGAATTGTTTCAACTGCCTTTGGAGCCGCTCTGA